A window from Plasmodium gaboni strain SY75 chromosome 9, whole genome shotgun sequence encodes these proteins:
- a CDS encoding putative GDP-fucose protein O-fucosyltransferase 2 encodes MKFIVFFFLFFLLKVIDRVAYGKPTELMCLKEDVYLGDSFYFLKKKKYILYDVNIGEGFNLQKEIFYRLSLVTYNMNKDDKRNIYYLVLPPWCYVTHWNRKKKNKITWSFFFNTDIMKKVIPIIEYEEYERIYGNFCDIMINSKYMFDNYKEKSFMILPFEECNMNANRFKQICKKCNHKYNVIYSGYCITINTKQSECYSYRMISSYFITFILQNLYLYNITSVLIKQSTNILVPFANELYENNIEDILLFNNKLLSYGDNYIYNILKTYNYISSHLRYNDFRNIARYNIPPIHIALLKLLYIMFIHNYDIIFIASDEKVQIQKVIHKHFNQYKNYFYFYNNNNNLHEGEFAIIEQWICTRSHIFIGNIFSRFTMHINWERHLINKGNFNQNLDLCSYHINNDNDQDIKSSYKNVRNIFNQKALERIKSIYDNYSKSDQKYITTICYNFPSHFPNNISIYRKQYISNT; translated from the exons atGAAATTCatagtttttttttttttattttttcttttaaaagTGATAGACAGGGTTGCATATGGAAAACCCACTGAATTGATGTGTTTAAAGGAGGATGTATATTTAGGTGATAgcttttattttttgaaaaagaaaaaatatattctttacGATGTAAATATAGGGGAAGGATTCAAC cttcagaaagaaatattttatagGCTAAGTTTGGTcacatataatatgaacaaggatgataaaagaaacatatattatcttGTGCTTCCACCTTGGTGTTATGTTACACACTGGAAtcgaaaaaaaaaaaataaaataacctggagttttttttttaatacagATATTATGAAAAAGGTTATTCCTATTATAGAATATGAAGAATATGAAAGAATATACGGCAATTTTTGTgatataatgataaatagtaaatatatgtttgataattataaagaaaagaGTTTTATGATTTTGCCATTTGAAGAATGCAATATGAATGCTAATAGATTCAAAcaaatatgtaaaaaatgtaatcataaatataatgttatatattctGGTTATTGCATAACAATAAACACAAAACAGAGTGAATGTTATTCATATAGAATGATAAGTAGTTATTTTATaacttttatattacaaaatttatatctatataatattacatctgtattaataaaacaaagtacaaatatattagtACCTTTTGCTAATGAgttatatgaaaataatatagaagatatattattatttaataataaattattatcatatggagataattatatatataatatattaaaaacatataattatataagtTCACATTTAAGATATAATGATTTCAGAAATATAGCtagatataatattccACCTATACATATTGctttattaaaattattatatattatgtttattcataattatgatataatttttatagCTTCTGATGAAAAAGTACAGATACAAAAAGTTATTCATAAGCATTTTAATCAATATAAAAActatttctatttttataataataataataatttacatGAAGGAGAATTTGCTATTATAGAACAGTGGATATGTACTAGGTCTCATATTTTCATAGgcaatatattttcaagATTTACTATGCATATAAACTGGGAAAGacatttaataaataaaggAAATTTTAACCAAAATTTAGATCTCTGTTcttatcatataaataatgataacgatcaagatataaaaagtagttataaaaatgtaagaaatatttttaatcAGAAAGCATTGGAAAGAattaaaagtatatatgataattattcaAAGAGCgatcaaaaatatattactaCTATATGTTACAACTTCCCTTCTCATTTTccaaataatataagtatatatagAAAGCAATATATTAGCAATACATAA